GTTATTTTAGAGTGGTAGGCGTGGTAGGTGTGGTAAATACTGAACCACAGATTGAGATTATATATAAAACCACATCCTTCTTAGATTATTTGTCATTTTACAACTGCAACATATATTTTATGCTTGACAAAGAGTTCTATATGATGATATAATTTTGTTGTAAACGATAAATGACATATCGGAGGTGCGAAAATGGAAAGATTGATTAAACTATCAAAAGTTTGTGATATCAGTGCAGGATTGGTGCTTAGAAGAAAAGAAGCACAAACTAAAAGTGAAATAATTAAAACTTATAAACTAATCACTTTAAAGAGTCTCGAAGATGATGGATGGGTAAATTCAGAATATTTAGATGACTATAACAGTTTTGAACTACTTGATGATAGGTATCTTACCAAAGAAAACGATATATTAATACGTTTAAGTAGTCCATACACCGCTATTAAAGTAAAAGCTGAACAAGTAGGTTTTGTGATACCGTCATTGTTTGCAATAATTAGACTTAAT
The sequence above is drawn from the Mariniplasma anaerobium genome and encodes:
- a CDS encoding restriction endonuclease subunit S; this translates as MERLIKLSKVCDISAGLVLRRKEAQTKSEIIKTYKLITLKSLEDDGWVNSEYLDDYNSFELLDDRYLTKENDILIRLSSPYTAIKVKAEQVGFVIPSLFAIIRLNKKDIDSGYLSFVLNSDTIKKSYFKNAMGITIPVVRMQTIRETQIPMVSTTKQQIISKINDLMIREKRLHQQLTLEKEVYNKELTKRIIKGGNKNAK